The Leptospirillum ferriphilum region TGCACAGGATTTTGCGGACTGCCTTTTCTGTTCTTTTCGGGCTCCGGTGGCCACGGTTTTTCCGGAACGGAGGGCAATGGCAGGTGACGGGTCCGGGCGGAGGGCGGATTGACTGGCCTTCCGGCCCCTTTGTCCTTGTTGCCAACCATGAGAGTTATCTGGACGGAATTCTCCTGTCCCTCATGCTTCCACCCGGCATTCTCCGCGAAGTTGTGTTCTGGGGGTATTCCCCGCTCTTTGAGCAAGGGATCCTGAAAAAATGGAAGAATATTCTCGGTGTTGTTTCCATCGACCCCGAAGAGGCGGTCACCGGACTTCGCATCGGATATCACCTCCTCCGTGAGGGGAAGTCTCTGGCCATCTTCCCGGAAGGGGAGCGGTCCCTGTCGGGAAGTTTGCAGGCCTTTCGTCCGGGGACAGGTTACATCTTGTCCGCCTGTCCCGTGCCCGTCATTCCCTGCGCAATTTTCGGGGCCTTCAGGGCCTGGCCGAGACATCGGAAGTTTCCCCGACCGGCAACGATCCGTCTCCGGATCGGTCCGGTGATTCCCGCCGATCGGATAGAAGGGCAGTCCGGAAACCGGGTGACCGCTCTTCTGGAAGAGTCCGTCCGGGCCTTACTGGTTCTGGGGTAGGGCCCGGGGGGACCTTTCCTGAGCGGATTGCGGTTCAAGACGGTTCCGGACGTCCGGATCCTCTCCGATCGCCCGGAAGACCCGAGGGACCAGATCCAGGATCTCGGTGGTGGAGAGGGAGAGGTCATTGTTTTCCCGGCTCTGGTTTTTGCTTTCGAGGAGAGATTGGAACCCTTTCTCGAGGGCGGAGAGGAGATCCGGAAAGACTTCCGGGGTGACCGGATGTTCCTCCAGAAGATCCAGCAGGCCCCCACGGAGGAAGAGGGTGGCGTTTTCCACCCATTCGTCGATGTGCTCGGGGTTGGGAGATGTGTCGACGCAACACGTCTGGCCGATCCGGAAAGCTTTATTCAGCAGGGACGGCTTGTCCAGCGGTTTCCGGATTATTTTTCGGAGGGACTCTTTGTACTCCAGATAGTCCCTGAGACCGACAAAGAAAAGGACGACCGCAATCGCCCCAAGGGCCTGTATGGCGGCGGTCAGAAGGGACAGTCCGCGGATTGTCGATCCCGATTGGGGCTTGAGCCAAAAAATCAGCCCGATTCCCAAAAGAGAGAGGGGAATCCCGAGGAAAGCCATCCGTATGCGGGAGCGTCCGATCAAATCCAACACGATTGCCTCCATGAAACACTGCTTGAAGGGAGACGTCTCACTCTGCCTTCGTCAGGATAAAGGAACAAGGAATCTTCTGAATATGAGTGAAATCATACAAACCCTGAAAGAGAGAGGATTTTTAAAGACATCCTAACGGAAATGTCGGGTTATAATAAAAGCGGAGAACAAAACTTTGGATGGGCAATTCCATTCTTCGCCTGATTGAATTCCCGCACGGCAAAAAGCATGACGGAGGCATTTCAATGCAGTTAACCCTTTACTCCGATTATTCCATCCGGGTTCTTCTTTATCTGTCTGCCAAGACCGACGGGCCGGCGACCATATCCGAAGTGGCGGAGTCGTACGGAATCTCCAGAAATCACCTCGTGAAGGTGGTCCACAACCTCTCCCAGAGCGGATATATCCGGACGACGCGCGGGAAAAAAGGAGGAATGGTTCTTGGACGGGATCCGAAGGAGATCTCGATCGGAGGCCTCCTGCGCCAAACGGAGCCGGATTTTCGTCTTGTCGAATGTCTCCAGGAAGAGTCTTCGGGATGTCCCATCGACCAGGTCTGCAGTCTCAAGGCGGTTTTCCGTACGGCTCTGTATGCCTTTCTGAAGACGCTGGACGGGTATACGCTGGCCGATATCACCGGCAACGTCGGGCTTCTGAAACCTATTTTGATTGACCGCGTGAGGTCCGGGAAGGGAGAGTCTCTTTCCCCGGAGGAGGACAGAAGTCCTTCCGCGGCTTTCCCCGTCGGACGGTAGAACAGGGATCACAAGGATGTCTTTTGAATAGGAGGTTGCCATGAACATGCAGGAGATCCGGGCGATTGCCCGGCAAAGGCAAATGCCCCCGGGACGATTGAAAAAAGGAGATCTGATCCGGGCCCTTCAGCGGCTTGAAGGCAATTTTGACTGCTTTGGAAGCGCCCGGGAGGGGATCTGTTCCCAGCTCGAATGTCTCTGGCGGACGGACTGTCTGGAGCAAAAAGGGGATACTGCGGGCACAAGCGGAAGGAAAAAGACAGTGTCCTGAGTTTCCAGTGTTTTCTTCCCAAGATGTGTCAAAAAATGAAAGGTGAAGCAGAAGAGTGATGCCTTTTCCCGAACCTTCCGTGGTTTTGTACAGTGTGTCAGGGGTATCCGAAAAAAGGATCGGCGTGAATTTTTTCCGGAAGGATATGGCTTCCTGAGAGTGCAGTGACAAAGGACGACACCAGGGACGGCGTTCCGGCGATGTAGTAGTCCCCGTTTCCGGCGCGTTCTCCGATAGCTTCGAACATCCTGTCGGGCGTCAGAATACCGCTTTCCAAGCCGGGGGGAAGAGGAGCCTCGGTTCTGGAAACGATCTGATCCAGAAAAAGGTTTTTGTGTTTTCTGGCCAGACCGCGGAGTTCGTCCAGAAAGGGGATCGATGTCACGGAACGGTTCGTTGTGAAGAGGAAGAATGGAACAGAGGGAAATTTTCCAAGGGCATGGTGCAGCATGCTTCTGAAGGGTGTAATCCCGATTCCCCCGGCAATAAAAACAATCGGCTGGTTCCATTTGCGTGTCGCGAGACCGGGGGGCAGGGTGAACTCTCCGTAAGGTCCGGATACACGGAGAGGTGTCCCATCGGGAGCATTTTCCAGATGTTTTTTGAAAGACGATCCCGTCAGTCTGGTCGCAAAAGACAGGACGGGCCATTCCTCGGGGGGGGAGGCGATTGAAAAGTCGCGTCCGTCCCCTTTTTCTTCGGGACTTTCCGGGGAAGCCCATTCCAGGTGAGCGTATTGACCCGGATCAAACCGGTCTCTCGTGTCGGGGGGGAGAACGACCTGAAAAAAAAGTGTGTTCTCTGCAATCAGACCTTTGCGGAAAAAAGTCCCGACCGTCTCCATCTGTCCGGCCCCTCCCTTTTTTGATCTCCTGCAACGACCTTTCTGTCTTTTTGTGAAGGATACCATAACAATATCCCGGAACAGTCTTTTCCTCCAGTCCTGGATCGGAGAAACGGAGGATCCTTAAAAAAGGAGTCTTCATACCGGAAGGGCAGACGAGGAGGAAAATGGGAAAAACTGGTTGATTGTTCCTTCCGCCAATCGTTATGATGACCCCATCGGGGCTTCAGGGTGTCACTTTCAGAGAGATCCTTTTGGAAAAGCAGGAGGGAAATAGCGTGCGCGTTTTTCGGATTTGTCTGTTCGTCGGTCTTCTTGTCGGGACGTTTGCTGGTTCGGGGATTACCGCCTGGGCGCTCCAGCCGGGTGACCCTGCACGTGGCAAGGAAGTTTGCAACCAGTATTGTTACAAATGTCATGGAATGAATGGGGATGGCAAGGGAGAAGTCGGAGGGGTTGCGTTTCCTCCCCCAGCCAACTTTCGAGACCCGGAGCTCTGGAAAGGAAAGCCCGATTCTTTTTTTATTGATGTGATCACGAACGGATACAACTACGGGAAGATGCCGCCATGGTGGGATGTGATTTCAAAGCAGGACATCCAGGATGTGTTCGCCTACATCAAGACATTTCGTCCAAAATAAACCTCCGCTTTTTCCGGAGAAAAGCGGAGAAGACCCGACGTTGCCGGGCCGGATCACCCCTGTCGCATCCAGACTCCGGAGGCAATCTTTTTCTATCAGGAAAAGGAGGATTCCATGGAAAAGACAGTCGTAAAGTGTTTCAAAAATGGTCCGTATGAAATCCAGGGAGAGGTCGAAATCACCGATGCAAATGGGAAGAAAGTGAGCAAGGACGGCCCCGGAACGTACCACCTCTGTCGTTGCGGAGGATCATCGAAAAAACCTTTTTGCGATGGAACGCATTCCCGGATCCAGTTCAAATCCGAGTAGGAGAGCCCGGGTCCCTCCGGGGAAACAACGGTGGGCCCGGGTTTTTTTGGTATGACGGCGATGCCGATCAATCGGAGAGAGGTCAGCCTGAAAAGGCAAAACCCCTTCCTTCAGGGGCCTGGTCAAGCGGGACCGGCTTTTATCGGGCGGCCTTGATCATCACGTTCGATGCAACGGAATAGGCTTCCGTCCAGGATTCCCTCAGTTCGGGAGTCCATGCGGCACCGGCGAAATGGCTGAGGGTGGCCAGAAGAGCATCTCCAACAGCGGGATAGTGTTCGGGGCGTGTATTGTATTTGGTGTGCCCCGCCCCAAGCCTTTCCAGGTAGGGAACAAGCTTGTCCAGGTTGTCGATATTGCTGGCAATGTAGACAATCGAATCCAGGAGACGTTTCGCCTGGGGTC contains the following coding sequences:
- a CDS encoding Rrf2 family transcriptional regulator yields the protein MQLTLYSDYSIRVLLYLSAKTDGPATISEVAESYGISRNHLVKVVHNLSQSGYIRTTRGKKGGMVLGRDPKEISIGGLLRQTEPDFRLVECLQEESSGCPIDQVCSLKAVFRTALYAFLKTLDGYTLADITGNVGLLKPILIDRVRSGKGESLSPEEDRSPSAAFPVGR
- a CDS encoding FAD-dependent oxidoreductase yields the protein METVGTFFRKGLIAENTLFFQVVLPPDTRDRFDPGQYAHLEWASPESPEEKGDGRDFSIASPPEEWPVLSFATRLTGSSFKKHLENAPDGTPLRVSGPYGEFTLPPGLATRKWNQPIVFIAGGIGITPFRSMLHHALGKFPSVPFFLFTTNRSVTSIPFLDELRGLARKHKNLFLDQIVSRTEAPLPPGLESGILTPDRMFEAIGERAGNGDYYIAGTPSLVSSFVTALSGSHILPEKIHADPFFGYP
- a CDS encoding CDGSH iron-sulfur domain-containing protein encodes the protein MEKTVVKCFKNGPYEIQGEVEITDANGKKVSKDGPGTYHLCRCGGSSKKPFCDGTHSRIQFKSE
- a CDS encoding globin domain-containing protein, giving the protein MAINTEAIKKSVDVLAPHGTKVTEYFYNYLFQKYPEVRPMFPNDMGPQAKRLLDSIVYIASNIDNLDKLVPYLERLGAGHTKYNTRPEHYPAVGDALLATLSHFAGAAWTPELRESWTEAYSVASNVMIKAAR
- a CDS encoding c-type cytochrome translates to MRVFRICLFVGLLVGTFAGSGITAWALQPGDPARGKEVCNQYCYKCHGMNGDGKGEVGGVAFPPPANFRDPELWKGKPDSFFIDVITNGYNYGKMPPWWDVISKQDIQDVFAYIKTFRPK